From a region of the Nitrospirota bacterium genome:
- a CDS encoding DUF423 domain-containing protein has product MGQPSNFLLLGAALGALGVAAGAFGAHALKAVLPTEMQAVFETAVRYQMYHALTLLLTGMLLERRGPEAQAGWRCLRLAGWLFLAGILLFSGSLYALALSGLRWLGAITPVGGVCFIAGWGCLAWGGYQEGLMIERN; this is encoded by the coding sequence ATGGGGCAACCGTCGAATTTCTTGCTGCTGGGGGCGGCGCTGGGAGCCTTGGGGGTCGCGGCCGGTGCGTTCGGCGCCCATGCCCTCAAGGCGGTCCTGCCGACGGAGATGCAAGCGGTCTTCGAAACCGCAGTCCGCTATCAGATGTACCATGCGCTGACGCTTCTGCTGACCGGGATGCTGCTCGAGCGAAGGGGGCCGGAGGCGCAGGCTGGATGGAGGTGCTTGCGTCTCGCGGGCTGGCTGTTTCTCGCCGGCATCCTGCTCTTTTCCGGCAGTCTCTATGCGCTGGCCTTGAGCGGCCTTCGATGGCTGGGCGCGATCACGCCGGTGGGCGGGGTCTGTTTCATCGCGGGATGGGGATGTTTGGCGTGGGGGGGCTATCAAGAAGGATTAATGATTGAACGGAATTGA